The following are encoded in a window of Oreochromis aureus strain Israel breed Guangdong linkage group 10, ZZ_aureus, whole genome shotgun sequence genomic DNA:
- the kctd7 gene encoding BTB/POZ domain-containing protein KCTD7 translates to MQQNGSSGSNGSDGCSSRERQSLSFSPLPAATRVRRFIQERRTLPLPRVMVVFSAAGDTEKPGDAMSSSDSVEDEFRKPASPSPSLALSTPLRSSLNTQEQEFPEVISLNVGGTYFTTRLSTLRRYEDTMLAAMFSGRHYIPRDAEGRYFIDRDGAYFGDILNFLREGELPHRDRVRAVYREAQYYAIGPLLDSLEDIQPLTGEKVRQAFLDLLPYYKDNLERIVEIAKLRAMQKKARFAKLKICVYKEEMPITPYERPLFNSLRFERSDSEAKLFEHHCEVDVSFGPWEAVADVYDLLHCIVSDLAERGIAAEQQCIGVCDKHLINHYYCKRPIYEFKITWW, encoded by the exons ATGCAGCAGAATGGCTCGAGCGGTTCCAACGGCTCTGAcggctgcagcagcagagagcgCCAGTCTCTGTCCTTCAGCCCGCTGCCTGCCGCTACGCGGGTGAGACGCTTCATTCAGGAGAGACGGACGCTGCCTCTACCCAGAGTGATGGTGGTATTCTCGGCCGCTGGGGACACCGAGAAACCGGGCGATGCCATGTCCAGCTCGGACTCTGTGGAGGACGAGTTCCGAAAGCCGGCCTCCCCCTCGCCGAGCCTGGCTCTGAGCACGCCACTCCGCTCCTCGCTGAACACCCAGGAACAGGAG TTTCCAGAGGTCATCTCTCTAAACGTCGGGGGCACGTACTTCACCACTCGCCTGTCCACACTGAGGCGATATGAGGACACCATGCTGGCTGCCATGTTCAGCGGCCGTCATTACATCCCACGCGATGCCGAGGGGCGCTACTTCATCGATCGGGATGGAGCCTACTTTGG GGACATCCTGAACTTCCTCCGAGAAGGCGAGCTTCCTCACCGTGACAGAGTGAGAGCGGTATACAGAGAGGCTCAGTACTATGCCATCGGCCCGCTGCTGGACAGCCTGGAGGACATCCAGCCACTCACAGGGGAGAAAGTTCGACAAGCTTTCCTCGATCTGCTGCCCTACTACAAAG ACAATCTGGAGCGTATCGTGGAAATCGCCAAACTGAGGGCCATGCAGAAAAAGGCGCGGTTTGCAAAGCTGAAGATCTGCGTCTACAAGGAGGAGATGCCCATCACGCCGTACGAGCGTCCTCTTTTTAACTCTCTGCGCTTCGAGCGCTCGGACAGTGAGGCCAAGCTTTTTGAGCATCACTGCGAGGTAGACGTTTCCTTCGGGCCGTGGGAGGCGGTGGCGGACGTTTATGACCTGTTGCACTGCATCGTCAGTGACCTGGCCGAGCGTGGCATCGCCGCCGAGCAGCAGTGTATCGGCGTCTGCGATAAACACCTCATCAACCATTACTACTGCAAGAGGCCCATCTACGAGTTCAAGATCACATGGTGGTGA